One genomic window of Syngnathoides biaculeatus isolate LvHL_M chromosome 13, ASM1980259v1, whole genome shotgun sequence includes the following:
- the fitm1l gene encoding fat storage-inducing transmembrane protein 1, with translation MILNTVLVVLTDLAGHLLGNTLFRRHFHLALSATVVFGPVLSLWVSQHSIFAKRSHFLYRMFLRSGWGWTCIFVGSFVFLLSFSTRRSLSLSFRHLSRLGVAGGLWFVFCKLLGILENATGSCYEPLPGNPENNDSLPILVLREGESKAECLKAGMLWRGYEVSEDVFLLCLCCLLLAEETAVFGPYLSLGGCSDAPLRMLFLFCVLLLSLWLFLLLCLLAYFPQFPTQLIGGALGCLCWRGLYQGWYCQAPCWYCPGRPGFGLLKNQD, from the exons ATGATCCTCAACACAGTGCTGGTGGTCTTGACAGACCTGGCCGGCCACCTGTTGGGAAACACTTTGTTCCGTCGGCATTTCCACCTTGCATTGTCTGCTACGGTGGTGTTTGGGCCCGTGCTCAGTCTCTGGGTATCCCAGCACAGCATCTTTGCCAAGAGAAGCCACTTCCTGTACAG GATGTTTTTGCGATCTGGTTGGGGATGGACATGCATCTTCGTTGGTTCCTTTGTCTTCCTTCTGTCATTCTCCACCCGTCGTTCCCTCTCGCTGTCATTCCGTCATCTCTCCCGGCTTGGAGTTGCTGGTGGGCTGTGGTTCGTCTTCTGCAAACTTCTCGGCATTCTCGAAAATGCTACAGGAAGCTGCTATGAGCCCCTGCCAGGAAACCCGGAGAATAATGACAGTCTGCCTATCTTAGTGTTGAGAGAAGGTGAGAGCAAGGCGGAATGCCTCAAAGCCGGGATGCTGTGGAGAGGTTATGAGGTTTCCGAGGATGTCTTCCTCCTGTGTCTCTGCTGCCTTCTGCTCGCCGAGGAAACAGCGGTGTTTGGCCCTTATCTGAGCCTTGGTGGATGTTCTGATGCCCCGCTGAGGATGCTCTTCCTGTTCTGTGTTCTCTTGCTCAGTCTTtggctcttcctcctcctctgcctccTTGCTTACTTCCCTCAATTCCCCACCCAGCTGATAGGAGGGGCACTTGGTTGTTTGTGTTGGAGGGGATTGTATCAAGGGTGGTACTGTCAGGCTCCCTGCTGGTACTGCCCTGGGAGACCTGGATTTGGGCTTCTCAAAAACCAAGACTGA